One genomic region from Rothia dentocariosa ATCC 17931 encodes:
- a CDS encoding nitric-oxide reductase large subunit — translation MAKKTVTRGEIAKITRRTDAVGAYAGKGWVQAVAFVMLLGFTIMAVLAMRTYALSMPLPDKIVGNDGKVIATAEQIQHGQELYQSRGLQQYGSVLGHGAYIGPDFTAEYLRKTTDAAVDKYRSEGKQEPREIVKNEWRHENKYDESSKTLTWTEGQTKGFSLMTDHYKDTLTRGDTSLGLFPNAIKSDEELHDLTAFFGWTAWASAAERPNQDYTYTNNWPAEPNVDNKPTADLMVWSALSLIALIGGTGLLFAIYGRWSRTIGWHGEEAPVLDFRQPDEVKLTPSQKAAGLFFITIIVLFLLQALVGALTEHYRVEIDGFFGINMGELLPYTVSRTWHVQLSLFWTAAAFLAGGIFIAPLITRKEPKKQGLLTVVLFVAVVIVVLGSLLNEWFSQKGWIPENTIFAQQWEYLDLPRFFQILLTAGMFIWIVIVWRTLSSRLKSGKKTSMPWLFLFSGLAIPMFYAVGMLAGQRTHFSVAEFWRFWVVHLWVEDFLELFTTVMVAYVFVLLGVVRERIAISIIMMDAVLYSAGGVVGTMHHTYFAGTPSEQMAFGAFFSAAEVIPLTFLTVEAWGFMQLGARQYSNRTKPFPHRWAVMFLIAVGFWNFLGAGVFGFLINLPVVSYYEIGTALTANHAHGSMMGVYGMLALAFAVFALRYLIPENKWPEKGLKFSFWALNIGLIWMVFISLLPLGVAQLYKSVGEGYYEARSFAFIHDGSTVIMDWLRLPGDVIFLAGIMPLLKLAWLGITSYFSQKNKETVLELPEPPLYELVDDERIAEFAGAKAADELPEQTSPYRSDRRG, via the coding sequence ATGGCTAAGAAAACCGTAACGCGTGGGGAGATCGCCAAGATCACCCGCCGCACGGATGCAGTCGGTGCCTACGCTGGAAAAGGCTGGGTACAGGCTGTAGCGTTTGTGATGCTCTTGGGCTTTACCATCATGGCCGTCTTGGCGATGCGCACCTACGCGCTCTCTATGCCGCTCCCAGATAAGATCGTCGGCAATGACGGTAAAGTTATCGCAACTGCTGAGCAGATTCAGCATGGTCAGGAGCTCTATCAGAGCCGCGGTTTGCAGCAGTACGGCTCCGTTCTGGGTCACGGTGCGTACATCGGTCCGGACTTCACCGCAGAATACCTGCGCAAGACCACCGATGCCGCCGTTGATAAATACCGCTCAGAAGGCAAGCAAGAACCGCGCGAAATCGTTAAAAACGAGTGGCGTCACGAGAATAAATACGACGAATCCAGCAAAACCCTTACCTGGACCGAAGGACAGACCAAGGGTTTCAGCTTGATGACAGACCACTACAAGGACACCCTTACCCGTGGTGATACTTCCTTAGGTCTTTTCCCTAACGCTATTAAGAGCGACGAAGAACTGCACGATTTGACGGCATTCTTTGGGTGGACGGCATGGGCGTCGGCCGCCGAGCGTCCTAACCAGGATTACACCTACACCAATAACTGGCCCGCAGAACCAAACGTTGATAATAAACCTACTGCAGACCTCATGGTTTGGTCGGCTCTATCGCTCATCGCCCTCATTGGCGGTACCGGCTTGTTGTTTGCCATATATGGTCGTTGGTCGCGCACCATCGGTTGGCATGGCGAAGAAGCCCCAGTCCTTGACTTCCGGCAGCCGGATGAAGTTAAGCTCACCCCCTCCCAGAAAGCAGCTGGACTCTTCTTCATCACGATTATTGTTCTATTCCTCCTGCAAGCCTTGGTGGGCGCTCTCACTGAGCACTATCGCGTTGAAATAGACGGGTTCTTCGGTATCAATATGGGTGAGCTACTGCCCTACACCGTGTCTCGAACGTGGCACGTACAGCTCTCCCTCTTCTGGACGGCTGCGGCGTTCCTAGCTGGTGGTATCTTCATTGCCCCGCTTATTACCCGCAAAGAGCCGAAGAAGCAAGGTCTACTCACCGTCGTCCTCTTCGTGGCCGTGGTTATTGTGGTGCTCGGTTCGCTCCTCAACGAATGGTTCTCGCAAAAGGGCTGGATACCCGAGAACACTATCTTTGCGCAGCAGTGGGAGTACCTTGATCTGCCGCGTTTCTTCCAGATTCTGCTCACCGCTGGTATGTTCATCTGGATTGTCATTGTTTGGCGTACCCTTAGCTCACGCCTCAAGAGCGGGAAGAAAACCTCCATGCCTTGGTTGTTCCTCTTCTCAGGTCTGGCAATTCCGATGTTCTACGCCGTGGGTATGCTCGCTGGTCAGCGCACCCATTTCTCAGTCGCCGAGTTCTGGCGCTTCTGGGTGGTGCACCTGTGGGTTGAAGACTTCCTCGAACTCTTCACCACTGTGATGGTTGCTTACGTCTTCGTACTCTTGGGTGTGGTGCGCGAGCGCATCGCTATCTCCATCATCATGATGGATGCAGTGCTCTACTCCGCCGGTGGTGTGGTTGGTACTATGCACCACACCTACTTCGCTGGTACTCCTTCGGAACAGATGGCATTCGGTGCGTTCTTCTCGGCAGCAGAGGTTATTCCGTTGACCTTCCTGACTGTTGAGGCGTGGGGCTTCATGCAGTTGGGGGCTCGCCAGTACTCCAACCGCACCAAGCCGTTCCCGCATCGTTGGGCTGTGATGTTCCTTATTGCTGTAGGCTTCTGGAACTTCTTGGGCGCAGGTGTCTTCGGCTTCCTGATCAACCTGCCGGTTGTTTCGTACTACGAAATCGGCACCGCACTCACCGCAAACCACGCGCACGGCTCTATGATGGGCGTGTACGGTATGTTGGCACTGGCCTTCGCGGTGTTCGCGTTGCGTTACCTGATTCCTGAGAATAAATGGCCTGAGAAGGGGCTGAAGTTCTCATTCTGGGCCTTGAACATCGGCCTGATCTGGATGGTCTTCATTTCGCTTCTGCCGCTGGGTGTCGCTCAGTTGTATAAGTCTGTGGGTGAAGGCTACTACGAGGCCCGTTCCTTCGCGTTTATTCACGATGGTTCAACTGTGATTATGGACTGGCTACGCTTACCGGGCGACGTGATCTTCTTGGCTGGTATCATGCCGCTGCTCAAACTCGCATGGTTGGGTATAACTTCGTACTTCTCACAGAAGAACAAGGAAACCGTTCTGGAGCTCCCCGAGCCGCCGCTATACGAGTTGGTGGATGACGAGCGTATTGCCGAGTTTGCGGGTGCTAAGGCTGCTGACGAGCTTCCCGAACAGACCAGTCCGTACCGTAGCGATCGTCGAGGCTGA
- a CDS encoding transposase: protein MPEQIAGVSLMVWLSSVYALGLVAVGWGFDILAKRTSQRFVASRTFGFTYHESNDAWLCPEDQWLWPVAFDTDNRVMRYRAKPSVCNTCPIKDTCTVSSNGRELTREVDEWPYSESGKFHRGLAVTVALFGPIIMGATALAWHAPLELLVEAAVIVACLSLTYPLAIKLIKSPENFVADPKHIPGSTADESVAVKMDRFAAKWGGIGNERKRRTDDARKQIISAATLPVRSSQIDPDRPAWSGEGTSTPRLHKTTAEVIQEQNLEEVSR from the coding sequence ATGCCTGAGCAAATTGCCGGAGTATCCCTGATGGTGTGGCTATCCAGCGTTTATGCGCTGGGGCTAGTCGCCGTCGGGTGGGGCTTCGATATTCTTGCTAAGCGCACAAGCCAACGTTTCGTGGCATCCCGGACTTTCGGGTTCACCTACCACGAGAGTAACGATGCGTGGCTCTGCCCCGAGGATCAGTGGCTATGGCCGGTAGCGTTTGATACGGATAATCGTGTGATGCGCTACCGCGCCAAGCCGAGCGTGTGCAATACCTGCCCTATTAAGGACACTTGCACCGTCTCGTCTAATGGCCGTGAACTTACGCGTGAGGTTGATGAGTGGCCTTACTCGGAGTCGGGTAAGTTCCATCGCGGTCTTGCCGTGACGGTTGCGCTTTTCGGTCCTATTATCATGGGTGCTACGGCTCTGGCCTGGCATGCTCCCCTGGAGCTACTGGTGGAAGCCGCCGTTATTGTGGCTTGCTTATCACTCACCTATCCCTTGGCTATCAAGCTCATTAAGTCACCTGAGAACTTTGTGGCAGATCCTAAACATATTCCTGGGTCTACTGCGGATGAATCGGTGGCGGTTAAGATGGATAGGTTTGCCGCTAAGTGGGGCGGTATTGGCAATGAGCGTAAGCGCCGCACCGACGATGCTCGTAAGCAGATAATCTCTGCTGCAACTTTGCCTGTGCGTTCTTCGCAGATTGATCCTGATCGTCCGGCGTGGAGCGGCGAGGGGACTTCTACCCCACGTCTGCATAAAACTACCGCAGAGGTTATTCAGGAGCAGAATCTCGAAGAAGTCTCTCGTTAG
- a CDS encoding slipin family protein, with protein MDSLTILSIVIPILVIVAFLIIRTLRVIPEYQRGISFRFGHLRSELKPGINLVVPLIDSLQRVDMRVITLTIPPQEVITKDNVPARVNAVVLFRVISAKDAVLEVENYPIATSQIAQTTLRSLLGRVDLDTLLAHRDDLNADLQSIIDSRTRPWGIKVELVEIKDIEIPEAMQRAMAREAEAERERRAKIISARGELEASSQLKEASDILSDSPASLQLRYLQTLLELGADQNSTVVFPLPLDIVGPLMGALKGASHEEK; from the coding sequence ATGGATTCTCTTACCATTCTTTCGATTGTTATTCCGATTCTTGTAATCGTCGCTTTTCTGATTATTCGTACCCTTCGGGTTATCCCTGAATATCAGCGCGGTATTTCTTTCCGCTTCGGTCATCTGCGTTCCGAGCTAAAACCTGGCATTAACCTGGTGGTTCCGCTCATCGATTCGCTGCAGCGCGTGGACATGCGTGTGATTACGCTGACCATTCCCCCGCAGGAAGTTATCACAAAAGATAACGTTCCTGCGCGCGTGAACGCGGTAGTACTTTTCCGTGTGATTAGTGCAAAAGACGCCGTACTTGAGGTCGAAAACTACCCGATCGCTACTTCTCAGATCGCTCAGACTACGCTACGTTCGCTGTTGGGGCGTGTGGATCTTGATACTTTGCTGGCGCATCGTGATGATTTGAATGCGGATTTGCAGAGCATTATTGATTCACGCACCCGCCCGTGGGGTATTAAAGTCGAGCTGGTTGAGATCAAGGATATTGAGATTCCTGAGGCTATGCAGCGCGCAATGGCTCGTGAGGCTGAGGCTGAGCGTGAACGCCGCGCCAAGATCATTTCGGCACGTGGTGAGCTTGAGGCTTCATCTCAACTTAAGGAGGCTTCTGACATTCTCAGTGATTCACCGGCTTCGTTACAGTTACGGTATTTGCAGACTCTCTTGGAGTTGGGTGCTGATCAGAATTCGACGGTTGTTTTCCCGCTTCCGCTGGATATTGTGGGACCGCTTATGGGGGCTTTGAAGGGTGCTTCTCACGAGGAAAAGTAA
- a CDS encoding restriction endonuclease subunit S gives MRLGDLVKLYKGRKPLEIVNEPIEGYRRSLQISDLRPGAKPRYCPADKKELLAVPNDVIIAWDGANAGTTSHGLKGSVGSTLMVLRIQQEELIDTAYLGHFIASKQSYLRAKTKGATIPHLDRVILESLDVPLPPLEEQKRIVAILDKAKSIQEAREHQLTTLDELLISFFKDSFHAEDYPHKPLKEIATVLSGGTPRSSVQEYWNGNIEWVTPADLGQHEGIYFSSSSRKITDTGLKNSSAVLLPIGSVMMSSRAPIGHLAINTVPMATNQGFKSIVPGEEITNLYLLFWLKSHMKYIQSLGVGATFKEISKRGVENIKVPVPPIRKQNRFSRKVSKIISQQTLIHKSLENDKSLFLSIQSRFFNY, from the coding sequence ATGCGTCTAGGGGATCTTGTAAAGCTCTACAAAGGGCGTAAACCTCTTGAAATTGTTAATGAACCAATCGAAGGTTACCGTCGCTCTCTGCAGATTAGTGATTTACGTCCTGGGGCCAAACCTCGTTATTGCCCAGCTGATAAAAAAGAATTATTAGCTGTTCCTAATGACGTTATCATCGCCTGGGACGGAGCAAATGCTGGTACTACATCGCATGGTTTAAAAGGTTCTGTTGGTAGTACCCTTATGGTGTTACGAATACAGCAGGAAGAACTCATTGATACAGCATATCTAGGTCACTTTATAGCCTCCAAGCAAAGTTATCTCCGTGCTAAAACTAAAGGGGCAACAATTCCTCACCTAGACCGTGTAATTCTAGAGTCACTAGATGTTCCTCTTCCCCCGCTAGAAGAGCAAAAGCGTATTGTTGCTATTCTAGACAAAGCAAAATCAATTCAGGAGGCACGCGAACACCAGCTTACCACCCTAGATGAGCTTCTAATATCATTTTTCAAAGATAGCTTCCACGCAGAAGATTATCCACATAAACCGTTAAAAGAAATAGCTACAGTTTTATCAGGTGGTACTCCTCGTAGCTCTGTTCAAGAGTATTGGAACGGAAATATTGAATGGGTAACCCCCGCCGATCTCGGTCAACATGAAGGTATTTATTTTAGCTCTTCGTCACGTAAAATAACTGATACTGGGTTAAAAAATAGTTCGGCAGTCCTTCTGCCGATCGGATCTGTTATGATGAGTTCTCGCGCGCCAATCGGCCATTTGGCAATAAATACAGTCCCCATGGCGACTAACCAGGGTTTCAAGAGTATTGTTCCAGGAGAAGAAATAACAAACCTCTATCTTCTCTTCTGGCTCAAATCCCACATGAAATACATACAAAGCTTAGGCGTTGGTGCAACTTTCAAAGAGATATCCAAAAGGGGTGTTGAAAACATAAAAGTTCCCGTCCCTCCAATCAGGAAACAGAACAGGTTTTCTCGGAAGGTTTCAAAAATAATTTCCCAACAAACTCTCATTCATAAATCTTTAGAAAATGATAAATCTCTCTTTTTATCTATCCAATCCAGGTTCTTTAACTATTAA
- a CDS encoding NAD(P)H-dependent oxidoreductase, producing the protein MSKILVISGHPNLPDSTANKTVLDAVKNHFGDAINMRELDKLYVNGKFDVPAERKALAEADIVVLQFPVYWYSVPGLLKQWIDDVFEYGFAYGPQGTALRGKKLLISATAGAPENMYRDALPYELTTTYADFGNTAAFTGMELEEPIFSYGASSDPGNTAAVRAIGENHGTKLIARLESLRA; encoded by the coding sequence ATGTCAAAGATTCTTGTTATTTCAGGTCACCCGAACCTGCCAGATTCCACCGCAAATAAGACGGTTCTTGATGCCGTAAAAAACCATTTTGGCGATGCGATAAACATGCGTGAACTCGACAAGCTGTACGTGAATGGTAAATTCGATGTTCCAGCCGAGCGGAAGGCACTCGCGGAAGCAGATATCGTAGTGCTTCAGTTCCCTGTGTACTGGTATTCGGTGCCGGGTTTGTTGAAACAGTGGATTGATGACGTTTTCGAGTATGGCTTTGCATACGGTCCGCAAGGCACGGCGCTGCGCGGTAAGAAGCTCTTGATTTCTGCGACTGCGGGAGCTCCCGAGAATATGTACCGTGATGCTTTGCCGTATGAGCTCACAACCACATACGCCGATTTTGGGAATACTGCCGCTTTCACGGGTATGGAGTTGGAAGAACCTATTTTCAGCTACGGCGCATCAAGTGATCCGGGGAATACCGCAGCGGTACGGGCTATTGGTGAGAATCATGGCACCAAGCTCATCGCTAGGTTAGAATCCTTGCGGGCTTAG
- a CDS encoding lysophospholipid acyltransferase family protein yields the protein MLAYKAGQKVVTGLLRTVFRARVTGLEHFPKKGPVIVASNHLSFLDSIIISAMMPRRVAFLAKAEYVNTPGIRGKAMKAFFEAVDIIPVNRSDRSESLKALDLALEKLEEGKVFGIYPEGTRSRDGFLYRGKIGVAWLAHMTGAPVVPVGLIGTERLQKPGSNMIYPHRFTIRVGEPMHFEKTGEKMTGKQRRQTTDHIMDTIAQLSGQARKDKYNVSPSAERDAG from the coding sequence ATGCTGGCGTACAAGGCAGGGCAAAAAGTAGTAACGGGGCTACTGCGCACTGTATTCAGGGCACGGGTGACCGGGCTTGAGCATTTCCCAAAGAAGGGGCCCGTAATTGTGGCATCTAACCATTTATCCTTCCTCGACTCCATTATTATCTCCGCTATGATGCCCCGCCGAGTAGCATTCCTCGCGAAGGCGGAGTACGTAAATACACCAGGTATTCGAGGCAAGGCCATGAAGGCCTTTTTTGAAGCCGTAGACATTATCCCCGTGAACCGCTCCGACCGTTCGGAATCCCTTAAAGCACTCGATCTAGCTCTTGAAAAACTTGAAGAGGGTAAAGTCTTCGGTATCTACCCTGAAGGTACACGATCTCGTGACGGGTTTTTATACCGCGGCAAAATTGGTGTAGCCTGGCTAGCCCATATGACTGGAGCACCAGTAGTTCCTGTGGGTCTTATCGGAACCGAACGTCTGCAGAAGCCCGGCTCAAATATGATTTACCCTCACCGGTTTACCATCCGCGTGGGGGAACCCATGCATTTTGAGAAGACCGGCGAGAAAATGACCGGTAAACAGCGCCGTCAGACCACCGACCACATCATGGATACTATCGCTCAGCTCTCGGGCCAAGCCCGGAAGGACAAATACAACGTTTCGCCCTCCGCCGAGCGTGACGCAGGGTAG
- a CDS encoding NAD(P)H-dependent oxidoreductase, producing the protein MTMSNILIISGHPDLTTSNANKAILDAVRARFGDNVKIRELDKLRVNGKFDVSAEQKALVEADVIVLQFPVMWYSISSLLKQWIDDVFEYGFAYGENGTALQGKKLLISATAGAIEDVYRTMLPRDVSATLTEFENTAAFTGMPLEEPLYSYGTTGDPDNPAVARAIGEDHGKRLIERLEALGA; encoded by the coding sequence ATGACTATGTCTAATATCCTGATTATTTCGGGGCACCCTGACCTTACGACTTCTAACGCTAACAAGGCTATTCTTGATGCCGTGCGGGCACGGTTCGGCGATAACGTCAAGATTCGTGAGCTCGACAAGCTGCGTGTAAACGGTAAGTTTGACGTATCTGCTGAGCAGAAGGCACTTGTGGAAGCAGACGTCATCGTTCTGCAGTTCCCGGTGATGTGGTATTCAATTTCTTCTCTGCTGAAGCAGTGGATTGACGACGTTTTCGAGTACGGCTTCGCGTATGGAGAAAACGGCACCGCTTTGCAGGGTAAGAAGCTTCTGATCTCTGCAACCGCTGGCGCTATTGAAGACGTCTACCGCACCATGCTGCCACGCGACGTATCTGCCACGTTGACCGAGTTTGAGAACACCGCAGCGTTTACCGGTATGCCTCTTGAGGAGCCACTATACAGCTACGGCACCACTGGCGACCCCGATAACCCCGCTGTTGCTCGCGCCATCGGTGAGGATCACGGCAAGCGCCTGATTGAGCGTCTGGAGGCTCTGGGGGCATAG
- a CDS encoding type I restriction-modification system subunit M, whose translation MITRDIKSKIDRIWDSFWSGGISNPLEVMEQITYLLFVRFLDDEQLRQEEMANSIRVHDPNYVLEDPVFRPEDENLRWHNFKNESPAAMYETVANGVFPFIKGLGARLGGESSSYTQHMREARFTIPTPALLAKVVDPLSAIPMDDRDTNGDIYEYMLSKIAASGTNGQFRTPRHIIHLMVDMVAPTAADTICDPACGTAGFLVAANEYVREHSVQELTNTVALRHYHNDMFHGFDFDSTMLRIASMNLLMHGVKNPLVEYRDSLSEGAAGESEKYSLILANPPFTGSIDYEQTARDLQSTVKTKKTELLFLALFLRLLKPGGRAAAIVPDGVLFGSSTAHKKLRKMLVEDQKLDAVVSLPSGVFKPYAGVSTAILFFTKTNSGGTDDVWFYDVQADGFSLDDKRAPVKANDLPDVLKRWTALRGDDEQAAKAEHERARTEQSFCVPKSEIAEQGYDLSLNRYKEIQYEEVEYRSPTEIIAELENLDEQIRVSMAELKELLK comes from the coding sequence GTGATTACCCGAGATATTAAGAGCAAGATTGACCGCATTTGGGATTCTTTTTGGTCAGGCGGTATTTCTAATCCACTTGAGGTGATGGAGCAGATCACCTACCTTCTTTTTGTGCGTTTTCTCGATGATGAGCAGTTACGCCAAGAAGAGATGGCGAATTCTATTCGAGTTCATGATCCTAACTACGTTCTTGAAGACCCTGTGTTCCGCCCAGAGGATGAGAATCTGCGCTGGCATAATTTCAAGAACGAGTCTCCTGCGGCCATGTATGAGACCGTGGCGAATGGAGTATTTCCGTTTATTAAGGGGTTAGGTGCTCGGCTCGGTGGTGAGTCTTCGAGCTACACCCAGCATATGCGTGAGGCTCGTTTTACGATTCCTACCCCGGCGCTGTTGGCGAAAGTAGTTGATCCGCTATCTGCTATTCCGATGGATGATCGGGATACGAATGGCGATATTTACGAGTACATGCTTTCGAAGATTGCAGCTTCGGGAACGAATGGGCAGTTCCGTACACCTCGCCATATTATTCACCTGATGGTAGATATGGTGGCTCCTACCGCAGCTGATACGATCTGTGACCCAGCGTGCGGTACGGCAGGGTTCTTGGTGGCTGCGAACGAATATGTGCGTGAACATTCGGTACAGGAGCTTACGAACACGGTAGCGTTACGCCATTACCACAACGATATGTTCCACGGGTTTGATTTCGATTCGACGATGCTGCGTATTGCGAGTATGAATCTGCTGATGCACGGGGTGAAGAACCCGCTGGTGGAGTACCGAGATTCGCTCTCCGAAGGGGCGGCGGGTGAATCTGAGAAGTATTCGTTGATTTTGGCAAACCCTCCGTTTACGGGGTCTATAGATTATGAGCAGACGGCCCGTGATTTACAGTCTACGGTAAAGACAAAGAAAACAGAGCTGCTATTCTTGGCGCTGTTTTTGCGGTTGCTTAAGCCAGGCGGCCGGGCGGCAGCGATTGTGCCGGATGGTGTACTGTTTGGCTCATCAACGGCGCATAAGAAGCTGCGGAAGATGCTGGTTGAGGATCAGAAGCTGGATGCGGTGGTGAGTCTTCCGTCGGGCGTATTTAAGCCGTATGCGGGTGTCTCTACGGCGATTTTGTTTTTCACAAAAACGAATTCGGGCGGCACGGATGATGTGTGGTTTTATGATGTGCAGGCTGACGGGTTTAGCCTGGATGATAAACGTGCACCAGTAAAAGCAAATGACCTTCCTGATGTCTTGAAGCGGTGGACTGCACTACGTGGGGACGATGAGCAGGCAGCTAAGGCTGAGCATGAGCGTGCACGCACCGAGCAGTCATTCTGCGTGCCGAAGAGTGAAATCGCGGAGCAAGGTTATGACCTGTCGCTGAACCGGTACAAGGAGATACAGTACGAAGAGGTGGAGTACCGCTCCCCCACCGAAATCATTGCCGAACTGGAGAACCTGGACGAGCAGATTCGTGTTTCTATGGCGGAGCTAAAGGAGTTGCTTAAGTAA